The following coding sequences lie in one Silvanigrella aquatica genomic window:
- a CDS encoding TetR/AcrR family transcriptional regulator, with protein MSRSDLASERKTQIINATIECITRYGYSNFSMQDVARVADVSKGIIHYYFLNKEDLMMTVLDHVSADIENLLHSGDLNPDPVARLTNVIWMCSSIVQNKREYYRINMDFWTQIDQKEKVRQEVASHYAKFRNSIAVIIQQGITQGVFRKGDSQQFASMIIAMIDGIALQWLFDEGVYSYDEIVQNCEEAILKFLIIKN; from the coding sequence ATGAGCCGTTCCGACCTCGCTTCTGAAAGAAAAACTCAAATCATTAATGCAACTATCGAGTGTATAACCCGTTATGGCTATAGCAATTTTTCAATGCAAGATGTCGCAAGGGTCGCTGATGTTTCCAAAGGAATTATTCACTATTATTTTTTAAATAAAGAAGATCTCATGATGACTGTTCTTGATCATGTCAGTGCTGATATTGAAAATCTTCTTCACTCAGGTGATTTAAATCCCGACCCCGTAGCAAGACTGACAAACGTAATCTGGATGTGTTCAAGTATCGTTCAAAATAAAAGAGAGTATTACAGAATTAACATGGATTTCTGGACTCAAATCGATCAAAAAGAAAAAGTAAGACAAGAAGTGGCAAGTCATTATGCTAAATTTCGTAATTCTATTGCTGTGATAATTCAGCAAGGCATCACTCAAGGTGTTTTCCGAAAAGGAGATTCTCAACAATTTGCCAGCATGATCATTGCTATGATCGATGGCATTGCATTACAATGGCTTTTTGATGAAGGTGTTTATAGCTATGACGAAATTGTTCAAAATTGTGAGGAAGCTATTTTAAAATTTTTAATTATTAAAAACTAA